One window of Microcoleus vaginatus PCC 9802 genomic DNA carries:
- a CDS encoding ABC transporter permease: MTSLKLNRNWRALNSLFGSETFTYVVKRLLQALLTLFLASMLCFAIIELAPGNYLDTLSQNPKISPETLKQLEQQFGLDKPAIVQYWLWLQQIVTRGNFGTSFVYQRSVASLLWERVPATLLMAIASLIVTWAIAIPLGIVAAVNQNRTVDRVLQVVSYTGQGFPSFITALLLLFFAQNTSPLFPVGGMTSIDHADLPWWGQILDYGWHLILPTVALSLTGFAGLQRLMRGQFLDVLRQDYIRTARAKGLPDDRVIYIHALRNAVNPLITLLGFEFASLLSGAFIAEYFFNWPGLGKLTLDAVNNQDLYLVMASLMMGATMLIVGNLLADLLLKAVDPRIKLEDLK; the protein is encoded by the coding sequence ATGACTTCTCTTAAGTTAAATCGAAATTGGCGAGCGTTGAATTCTCTGTTTGGCAGCGAGACATTTACTTATGTTGTCAAGCGACTGTTGCAGGCACTTTTAACCCTATTTTTGGCATCGATGCTTTGTTTTGCAATTATTGAGCTAGCACCGGGAAATTACTTGGATACTTTGAGCCAAAATCCCAAGATTTCGCCGGAGACACTCAAGCAACTCGAACAGCAGTTCGGCTTAGATAAACCAGCTATTGTGCAGTATTGGCTGTGGCTGCAACAAATTGTGACGCGGGGGAATTTTGGCACGAGTTTTGTGTATCAGCGATCGGTAGCTTCGCTGCTGTGGGAACGGGTACCGGCGACGTTATTGATGGCGATCGCATCTTTGATTGTAACTTGGGCGATCGCGATTCCTTTGGGAATTGTCGCCGCCGTCAATCAAAACCGCACAGTCGATCGAGTTTTACAAGTAGTCAGCTACACGGGACAGGGATTTCCCAGCTTTATCACAGCGTTGCTGCTGCTATTTTTTGCTCAGAATACTTCGCCTCTGTTTCCCGTCGGAGGAATGACAAGTATCGACCACGCAGACTTACCTTGGTGGGGTCAAATCCTCGATTACGGCTGGCACTTAATTTTGCCAACTGTCGCCCTCAGCCTTACTGGTTTTGCAGGTTTGCAAAGATTGATGCGCGGACAATTTTTGGACGTGCTGCGTCAAGATTATATCCGAACAGCACGGGCGAAAGGTTTGCCGGACGATCGAGTAATTTACATTCATGCTTTGCGGAATGCTGTTAATCCGTTGATTACGCTATTGGGTTTTGAGTTTGCTAGTTTGTTGAGCGGTGCGTTTATTGCCGAATATTTCTTTAATTGGCCGGGTTTGGGAAAGCTGACTTTGGATGCGGTGAACAATCAAGATTTGTATTTAGTAATGGCAAGTTTGATGATGGGCGCTACCATGTTGATTGTTGGGAATTTGTTGGCGGATTTGCTGCTGAAAGCTGTCGATCCTCGGATTAAGCTGGAAGATTTGAAATAG
- a CDS encoding leucine-rich repeat domain-containing protein, producing MSEKQPNEPMSFSSFADWCRHIDSLSEEARHTVKLLLKKAGTDDAQEAEQILSSMTELALSYDHITDISFLRWLTNLTTLNFENNKITDISSLGSLTNLTRLNLSYNQITDISFLGSLTNLTTLDLSYNRIIDISSLGSLTNLTRLNLNINTITDISSLGSLTNLTRLDLLSNQITDLSSLGSLTNLTRLDLSSNPITDINALRKLTNLTILDILSNTRITNISVLGELAQKRLTLSTRPIDAQKATEAVKVAYAAIGLEEPEVIVCSSPRDAFLQIFNLPKGDHSPNCSDEWHRNRLGEKLDGKWMSMFPSIVRDFASPAVWKYELDRMTIEREADTTLSSLMVELFYEYKPSERTGNVIPSHFLDLVRCPITPRTLFKEIYLTQLYIYSLGVNLSQKTQEILRCQNLLFEHCGFIFPLETFCFVCDRPRHLRFDSQNRLHAEGEPAIEFADGWNSYYYHGVRLPEKYCQLHPNQWQSQWLLSEDNAELRRVLIQGIGYDRICQELEAKQIHSWQEYALLKIDHPRDEPIYLLKMTCPSTGFIHALRVPPNLNSAREAIRWVNWNIDPEEFSVQT from the coding sequence ATGTCAGAAAAACAACCCAACGAGCCAATGAGTTTTAGCAGCTTTGCCGACTGGTGCAGGCATATTGACAGTCTTTCAGAAGAGGCAAGGCACACAGTTAAATTGTTGTTAAAAAAGGCTGGCACTGATGACGCACAAGAAGCGGAGCAGATACTTTCAAGCATGACAGAACTGGCTCTCAGCTACGATCACATTACCGACATCAGCTTCCTCCGCTGGCTCACCAATCTGACCACCCTAAATTTCGAAAACAATAAAATTACCGACATCAGCTCTCTCGGCTCGCTCACCAATCTGACACGCCTGAATCTCAGCTACAATCAAATTACCGACATCAGCTTCCTCGGCTCGCTCACCAATCTGACAACACTGGATCTCAGCTACAATAGAATTATCGACATCAGCTCCCTCGGCTCGCTCACCAATCTGACACGCCTGAATCTTAACATCAATACAATTACCGACATCAGCTCTCTCGGCTCGCTTACCAATCTGACAAGGCTGGATCTCCTCAGCAATCAAATTACCGACCTCAGCTCTCTCGGCTCGCTTACCAATCTGACAAGGCTGGATCTCAGCAGCAATCCAATTACCGACATCAACGCTTTGCGTAAGCTCACCAATCTGACAATACTGGATATTCTCTCCAACACTCGAATTACCAATATCAGCGTGTTAGGCGAACTCGCACAGAAACGTCTTACTCTCTCGACTAGACCAATTGATGCTCAAAAAGCCACAGAAGCAGTCAAAGTTGCCTATGCAGCTATTGGCCTAGAAGAACCCGAAGTTATTGTTTGCAGCAGTCCCCGCGACGCTTTTCTCCAAATCTTCAACTTGCCAAAAGGCGACCATTCACCAAACTGCTCAGACGAATGGCACAGGAATAGATTGGGGGAAAAGCTGGACGGGAAATGGATGTCCATGTTCCCATCGATTGTGAGAGACTTTGCAAGTCCGGCCGTGTGGAAGTATGAGCTCGATCGAATGACAATCGAACGCGAAGCAGACACGACACTGAGTTCGCTAATGGTCGAATTGTTTTACGAATATAAGCCATCGGAACGAACGGGGAATGTTATTCCCAGTCATTTTTTAGACCTGGTGCGATGCCCTATAACCCCCAGGACTTTGTTTAAAGAAATCTATTTGACTCAATTGTATATCTATTCATTAGGCGTCAATCTTTCCCAAAAGACACAAGAAATACTTCGCTGCCAAAACCTGCTTTTCGAGCATTGCGGTTTTATATTTCCCTTGGAAACGTTTTGCTTTGTGTGCGATCGCCCGCGCCACCTGCGCTTTGACAGTCAAAACCGCTTGCACGCTGAAGGAGAACCTGCTATTGAGTTTGCGGATGGATGGAATTCTTACTATTATCATGGCGTCAGATTGCCTGAAAAATACTGTCAACTACACCCGAACCAATGGCAATCCCAATGGCTGTTATCAGAAGATAATGCCGAACTTCGGCGAGTGTTAATTCAAGGAATTGGTTACGATCGCATTTGTCAAGAGTTGGAAGCAAAACAAATACATAGTTGGCAGGAATATGCACTATTAAAAATAGATCACCCTAGGGACGAGCCGATTTATTTGTTAAAAATGACTTGTCCGAGTACGGGATTCATTCACGCTTTGAGAGTTCCACCTAACCTGAACTCAGCTAGGGAGGCAATTCGCTGGGTAAATTGGAATATCGATCCAGAGGAATTTTCTGTGCAGACTTGA
- a CDS encoding ABC transporter ATP-binding protein, translating to MAKQLAIETRGLTKQFDRHIAVNDIDLQVAAGEVCGLIGPNGAGKTTLLRMLAAAEEPTIGEIYINGDRLLRDRSHPILKQRIGFLPDDFPLYDDLTVWDYLDYFARLYNLQQPRRRERINSVLELVQLTNKRNSLISTLSRGMKQRLSLGRTIIHEPLLLLLDEPVSGLDPIARMQFREIIKVLQEAGMTVVISSHVLSDLAELCTWVGIMELGYLVESAPLQELYKRLSRQQIFMSVLGNKLEALTSALKNFPWVENWAIIPETQQVCVDFSGSPEDAASLLRELVAAHIPLTEFHCTQEDLETIFLKMGHKQAS from the coding sequence ATGGCAAAACAACTAGCAATAGAAACTCGCGGACTCACGAAACAATTCGATCGCCATATAGCTGTCAATGACATCGATTTGCAAGTAGCAGCAGGTGAAGTATGCGGACTGATAGGCCCCAACGGTGCCGGCAAAACTACTTTGCTGCGAATGCTGGCGGCGGCTGAGGAACCGACTATAGGGGAAATTTACATCAACGGGGATAGGTTATTGCGCGATCGATCGCACCCAATTCTCAAACAGCGCATCGGCTTTCTTCCCGATGACTTTCCCCTCTACGACGACTTGACTGTTTGGGATTATTTAGACTATTTTGCCCGACTCTACAACCTCCAGCAACCGCGCCGCCGAGAGCGAATCAACTCCGTGTTAGAACTCGTGCAATTAACTAACAAACGCAACAGCTTAATTTCTACCCTGTCGCGGGGGATGAAACAGCGCCTGAGTTTGGGGAGAACTATTATCCACGAACCGCTGTTGCTGTTGTTAGACGAACCCGTTTCTGGCTTAGATCCGATCGCCCGAATGCAGTTCCGCGAAATTATCAAAGTTTTGCAAGAAGCCGGCATGACCGTAGTCATATCATCTCACGTCCTCAGCGACTTAGCCGAACTTTGTACCTGGGTAGGCATCATGGAACTCGGATATCTGGTCGAAAGCGCACCTTTACAAGAACTTTACAAACGCCTCAGCCGCCAGCAAATTTTCATGTCGGTTTTAGGAAATAAATTAGAAGCGCTAACATCGGCATTAAAAAACTTTCCTTGGGTGGAAAATTGGGCAATAATCCCGGAAACTCAACAGGTGTGCGTTGATTTTTCAGGAAGCCCGGAAGATGCCGCCAGTTTATTACGCGAACTCGTCGCCGCCCACATTCCCCTAACCGAATTCCACTGCACTCAAGAAGACTTAGAAACCATCTTCCTCAAAATGGGACACAAACAAGCATCCTAA
- a CDS encoding DUF4394 domain-containing protein, giving the protein MAEIRGTAQAELLAGTPENDLIFGLMGNDTIAANSGNDSIYGGKQSDLIDGNAGQDSLFGDLENDTVNGGDGNDFLVGGKGSDSISGNSGNDVLSGDRDTDVLIGGDGADLFVLRRYAEADPGRTSGGANFANADAIADFTAGTDLIGLAGGLSFSDLNIQEAGNDTVIQDRVTGEFLATLRGVRQSAINQASFTNNIGSVVPSPPPPARTTAYALTPANRIVGFSLSNPGSVLSDFPVTGLQAGESLLGIDYRPANGLLYGVGSSNRLYTVNPMTGEASPVGNGQLAVPLTPGAAGFDFNPTVDRIRFVNEADQNARLNPDTGAIVDFDTLAGGIQLDGNLAYRAGDRNFGSSPAAAGAAYVNNFAGGTSTTLFVIDSDLDVLVRQDPPNNGVLNTIGSLGVDATSVLGFDVRSIGGREVAVAALEVGGISGLYNINLSSGQASFVGQIADGRQINGLALPLPTAYALTVRNGAETIVGFNEAGPRAILSDVAVTGLQPGESLLGIDFRPANGVLYGVGSSNRLYAINPVTGAASQVGSGQFAVPLTPGAAGFDFNPTVDRIRFVNQAGQNARLNPDTGALVDFDTLTGGIQLDGNLAYAAGDRNSGNPGAAAAAAYVNNFAGATSTTLFAIDTNLDVLVRQDPPNNGVLNTIGSLGIDAGTVLGFDIRSFGGNETALAAIEVGGVSSLYNINLTTGQASIVGQIGDGRGIKGLALTLI; this is encoded by the coding sequence ATGGCAGAAATTAGAGGCACCGCACAAGCAGAATTGCTAGCAGGAACTCCAGAAAATGACCTAATTTTTGGTTTAATGGGGAATGACACCATTGCGGCAAACTCTGGTAATGACAGCATTTATGGAGGAAAACAAAGCGACTTAATTGATGGCAATGCTGGTCAAGATTCGCTTTTTGGAGATTTAGAGAACGATACTGTTAACGGTGGAGACGGTAACGATTTTTTAGTGGGCGGAAAAGGCAGCGATTCCATATCGGGAAACTCGGGCAATGATGTTTTGTCGGGCGATCGAGATACTGATGTCCTGATAGGCGGAGACGGGGCTGACTTATTTGTTTTGAGGCGCTACGCGGAGGCAGATCCTGGTCGTACCAGCGGCGGTGCTAATTTCGCAAATGCGGACGCGATCGCCGATTTTACAGCCGGTACAGATTTAATCGGTTTGGCGGGAGGTCTTAGTTTTAGCGACTTGAATATTCAGGAAGCAGGAAACGATACTGTTATTCAAGACCGAGTGACTGGAGAATTTCTCGCTACTCTCAGAGGGGTGAGACAAAGTGCGATTAACCAGGCAAGTTTCACTAATAATATTGGCAGCGTTGTTCCCAGCCCCCCGCCTCCAGCGCGGACAACGGCTTATGCTTTAACTCCTGCTAATCGGATTGTCGGTTTTAGTCTTTCCAATCCGGGAAGTGTACTCTCAGATTTTCCCGTGACTGGATTGCAAGCGGGAGAAAGTTTGCTGGGAATTGATTATCGGCCGGCTAACGGTTTGCTTTACGGTGTGGGTTCTAGCAATCGCTTGTATACTGTCAATCCGATGACTGGGGAAGCAAGTCCAGTCGGTAACGGGCAGTTGGCTGTTCCTCTAACTCCGGGGGCTGCGGGTTTTGATTTCAATCCGACAGTCGATCGAATTCGGTTTGTCAATGAAGCCGATCAAAACGCCCGCCTCAATCCTGATACAGGCGCAATTGTCGATTTTGACACGCTGGCGGGGGGAATTCAACTCGACGGGAATTTGGCTTACCGGGCGGGCGATCGCAATTTTGGAAGTTCTCCGGCTGCTGCTGGGGCTGCGTATGTGAATAACTTTGCAGGGGGAACTTCGACAACGCTGTTTGTAATTGACAGCGATTTGGATGTTTTGGTGCGACAAGATCCGCCGAATAATGGAGTGTTGAATACGATCGGATCTTTGGGAGTTGATGCTACTAGCGTTCTCGGCTTTGATGTCCGGAGTATTGGCGGCCGCGAGGTGGCAGTGGCGGCACTGGAAGTTGGTGGCATTTCCGGCTTGTACAATATCAATTTAAGTAGCGGTCAAGCTTCCTTTGTCGGTCAAATTGCCGACGGGAGACAGATTAACGGTTTGGCTTTGCCTTTGCCTACAGCTTACGCCTTAACTGTCAGAAATGGCGCTGAAACAATTGTCGGTTTTAACGAGGCGGGACCGCGGGCGATTCTCAGCGACGTGGCAGTTACGGGGTTGCAGCCGGGAGAAAGTTTGCTGGGAATTGATTTTCGCCCCGCTAACGGTGTGCTTTACGGTGTGGGTTCTAGCAATCGCTTGTACGCGATTAATCCGGTTACTGGGGCTGCAAGTCAAGTCGGTAGCGGGCAGTTTGCTGTTCCTCTAACTCCGGGGGCTGCGGGTTTTGATTTCAATCCGACAGTCGATCGAATTCGGTTTGTCAATCAAGCTGGTCAAAACGCCCGCCTCAACCCGGATACTGGGGCACTTGTGGATTTTGACACGCTGACGGGGGGAATTCAACTCGACGGGAATTTGGCTTATGCTGCGGGCGATCGCAATTCTGGCAATCCCGGCGCTGCTGCTGCGGCGGCGTATGTGAATAACTTTGCCGGGGCAACTTCGACGACACTATTTGCAATTGACACCAATTTAGACGTTTTGGTGCGCCAAGATCCGCCGAATAATGGAGTGTTGAATACGATCGGATCTTTGGGAATTGATGCTGGTACCGTTCTCGGCTTTGATATCAGGAGTTTTGGCGGTAACGAGACGGCTTTGGCTGCGATCGAGGTTGGCGGAGTTTCCAGCCTGTACAATATCAATTTGACGACCGGTCAAGCTTCGATCGTCGGTCAAATTGGTGACGGGCGAGGGATTAAAGGCTTAGCACTGACTTTGATTTAA